A window of the Dunckerocampus dactyliophorus isolate RoL2022-P2 chromosome 19, RoL_Ddac_1.1, whole genome shotgun sequence genome harbors these coding sequences:
- the LOC129172637 gene encoding trace amine-associated receptor 1-like produces the protein MEPELTVNKTNVFNYIHPCYVLDNATYIFTSNPSIVCVALYVFLGLLSVCTICGNLLVIIAVIYFRQLHSPTNYLILSLAVADLLVGILVFPFSMAFTVFSCWYHEGLFYRYYAVCQPLTYRSKINHHVIGIMILASWGVSALIGIGITIAGFNQGKCEESCLMDALISTTLGCIFSFIIPIIVMLSIYLRIFLVAQRQVRIIQTTTCQSTKSGTVSKMERKATKTLAIVMGVFILCWTPYFIYIIFQPLTFGVTPIAVIETLNWLTLSNSMLNPFIYAFFYSWFRTAFRLIITGKIFHGDFTNTKLL, from the exons ATGGAACCAGAGCTGACAGTCAACAAGACCAATGTGTTTAATTACATCCATCCCTGCTACGTATTAGATAATGCAACTTATATATTTACAAGTAATCCTTCAATTGTATGCGTTGCTTTGTATGTTTTTCTCGGCTTATTGTCTGTTTGCACAATATGCGGAAACCTTCTTGTGATAATCGCTGTCATTTACTTCAGACAGCTCCACAGCCCGACTAACTACCTCATTCTGTCTTTAGCTGTGGCCGATCTGCTTGTGGGGATTCTAGTTTTCCCTTTCAGTATGGCGTTCACTGTGTTCTCCTGTTGGTATCATGAAGGCCTGTTTT ACAGATACTATGCAGTGTGCCAGCCTCTGACTTACAGAAGTAAAATAAACCACCATGTTATTGGCATCATGATCCTGGCAAGCTGGGGTGTTTCTGCACTAATAGGAATTGGTATCACAATTGCAGGATTTAATCAAGGAAAATGTGAAGAAAGCTGTTTAATGGATGCTTTGATATCAACCACCCTGGGGTGCATATTTTCCTTCATTATCCCCATCATTGTTATGCTTAGTATCTACTTAAGAATATTTCTTGTCGCACAGAGACAAGTACGGATCATCCAGACTACAACATGTCAGAGTACAAAGTCAGGAACTGTCAGTAAAATGGAGAGAAAAGCTACCAAAACTCTGGCTATAGTTATGGGAGTTTTTATTCTATGTTGGACACCTTACTtcatttacatcatttttcaGCCTTTGACCTTTGGTGTAACTCCGATTGCTGTGATCGAAACACTAAACTGGCTTACGCTTTCTAATTCAATGCTTAATCCTTTCATCTATGCTTTCTTTTACAGCTGGTTCAGAACAGCTTTTAGACTGATCATCACCGGAAAGATATTTCATGGTGATTTTACCAACACAAAACTGCTTTGA